The DNA segment GTATCGAGCGCCGGGATGACGTCCTTCTCTACGGCCTCTAGGGCGGCAACGTGCATCGCGGTCGGAATCACGTCGTTCGAGGACTGGCCGTAGTTGACGTGGTCGTTGGGGTGGACGACGCGGTCGCCGATCGTCGCGCCCATCAGTTCCGCCGCCCGGTTGGCGATCACTTCGTTCGCGTTCATGTTCGAGGACGTCCCCGAACCCGTCTGGAAGACGTCGACGGGGAACTGGGCGTCGTGCTCGCCGGCGATGACCTCGTCGGCCGCCTCGACGATGGCCGCCGCGACCTCCTCGTCTATCAGGTCCAGATCGCGGTTGGCCTGAGCCGCCGCCTTCTTGACGACGCCGAGTGCACGGACGAACCGCCGGCCGAAGCTGATACCCGAGATGGGGAAGTTCTCCACCGCCCGCTGGGTCTGGGCACCCCAGTAGGCGTCCGCCGGCACCTGCATCTCGCCGAGACTGTCCGATTCCGTTCGAAACTCCTCTACCATGTGTCGTCGTTCTCCGTGCGAGGGGTAAAAAACACCGAATCCGGGCTCGGCGCCACCGGGTACGTTCATGGACCGCGGACACGGACGACGCGGCAACCGGGTTACAGGCCGTCACCGATGCTCGCCGATCCTTCGTCGCGAGCCGTCAGTGCGTCCTGCAGCCGGTCTCGACCCGTCACGTGGACGTCGCGGGCGATCGGCAGATCGACGTCGTAGATCGTGGGGTTCGATCGAGCGAAGGTCTGCGAGCTCGCCGTGTCGACGACGACCGACGCCAGCCCCAGCCGCCGCTGGAAGATCGACCGCCGCGTCGATATCGTCTGAATGCGGTAGTACGGGACCACCGACGTCGTTCGCGACCAGAACCCCTCGCGGATGACGATGGCCTCGTCGCCGACGTAGTACCCGAGGTGCGCCCACCGGAGGTGGGCGGCCGGCGGAACAGCGAGGTAAACAGCGAGCGCGACGTACCACGCCTCGAACGCGGTCACGCGCGTGAGTGCGTAGGCGCCGACGACGGGGATCGTGGCCACCAGCGCGTAGCGAACGAGGTATCGGCGTCTCGCGACCGTCGTCGGTCGATCGAACGTTGGCGGTTCGACGCCCGAAAGCCGTTCGGCGAACGTCTGCGCCCGTGGTCGCCTGGCGAAGGGGACGGCCGACTGGCTCCCACTGTCGCTGTCCGGACCGTAGCCCGCCGTCTCGACGCGGAGACCGGCGTACCCGATCAGCCGCTGTACCGGATTGTCCGTGATCGTCACCGACTGCACTTTCTCGAGGGGGATGCTCCCGCTGTAGCGTTGCAACAGGCCGCGTTCGTACACCAGATCGTCGCCGGCCCGGCCGAGGCGAAACCCGTAGTACGAGACGAACGTGTACGCGATGCTCACCGCGTACGTCACGGCGACGGCGTGGGCCACCGATACCGTACCGAAGACGAGCGAACGCGTCGGCATCCCCCCACCGGTCGCGGATCCCTGCGTGACGGCATCGGTCACCGAGAGGAGGTACTCGACGACGAAGTCCATCCCGAACAGCGTCAGAAAGCCCAGTGCGGCGACCGCCGCTTTCCGGAACGAGGCGAACGAGTACAGGAGCAACTCGCGCATCTCGAGTGCGAAGAGTTGGCGCGGTCGGTACGCCGTTCCATCGGGAGCCGATTCGGGGCGCTGATCTCGGGCGGACGACTCCGGGCGTGTGTCGACGGGAGCGCCCGAAGGGGTCACGTCGGCCCCCGAATCCGACGCGGTTTGGGACGGATCACCACTGACGGGGGCGCGCTCGTCGGCCGACGGGTCGACACCGTCCTCGCGACGGGTGGGTCGATCCCTGGCCGCCGTCCGTCGGCGAATCTCTCGCTGGAGCCGAGCGGCTTCGTCGTCGCTGACGAACGAGAGCGTCGCCTCACTCGACCCCCCACCGGCCGTCTCGATCGTGACGACGGCGATCCCGAGGATTCTGGAGACGACGCCCTGCCGCACGTCGACGTTCTGTACGCGACCGAACGGGATCTCCCGGTCGCGTCGGGAGAGGACGCCGGAGGCGATGTCGAACGTGTCCTCGGTCAACTCGTACTCGAACCGGTAGTAG comes from the Halovivax cerinus genome and includes:
- a CDS encoding PH domain-containing protein: MTTNRLHPLSAVTNAVQRGVVGGSVMFFLVSILSGMVSMVEVSWAFVLSPLGFLVGVGYAVAYYYRFEYELTEDTFDIASGVLSRRDREIPFGRVQNVDVRQGVVSRILGIAVVTIETAGGGSSEATLSFVSDDEAARLQREIRRRTAARDRPTRREDGVDPSADERAPVSGDPSQTASDSGADVTPSGAPVDTRPESSARDQRPESAPDGTAYRPRQLFALEMRELLLYSFASFRKAAVAALGFLTLFGMDFVVEYLLSVTDAVTQGSATGGGMPTRSLVFGTVSVAHAVAVTYAVSIAYTFVSYYGFRLGRAGDDLVYERGLLQRYSGSIPLEKVQSVTITDNPVQRLIGYAGLRVETAGYGPDSDSGSQSAVPFARRPRAQTFAERLSGVEPPTFDRPTTVARRRYLVRYALVATIPVVGAYALTRVTAFEAWYVALAVYLAVPPAAHLRWAHLGYYVGDEAIVIREGFWSRTTSVVPYYRIQTISTRRSIFQRRLGLASVVVDTASSQTFARSNPTIYDVDLPIARDVHVTGRDRLQDALTARDEGSASIGDGL